A single window of Polaribacter sp. SA4-10 DNA harbors:
- the gldL gene encoding gliding motility protein GldL has product MAQSRSYKKTMNFVYGMGAAVVIIGALFKIQHFSIGPLTGGLMLTIGLVVEALVFAISAFDTPEDDLDWSKVYPELTEEGFTLEKEEGAQGMLSQKLDALLQEANIDSSLMTSLGNSMKNFQGAAEGLSVASESISSTSKYNEQVSMATVQMESLNSLYKVQVENTSKQTELNSAVVENTERLKEQMDTLAKNLSSLNGVYGGMLSAMSSK; this is encoded by the coding sequence ATGGCACAATCAAGATCTTATAAAAAAACAATGAACTTCGTTTATGGAATGGGGGCAGCAGTAGTAATTATTGGTGCATTGTTTAAAATTCAACACTTCTCTATTGGGCCTCTTACTGGTGGTTTAATGCTTACAATTGGTTTAGTTGTAGAAGCTTTAGTTTTTGCAATCTCTGCGTTTGATACTCCAGAAGATGATTTAGATTGGTCTAAAGTGTATCCAGAATTAACAGAAGAAGGATTTACATTAGAAAAAGAAGAAGGAGCACAAGGAATGTTATCTCAAAAATTAGATGCTTTATTACAAGAAGCAAATATTGATTCTTCATTAATGACAAGTTTAGGGAATAGTATGAAAAATTTTCAAGGAGCAGCAGAAGGATTATCTGTTGCATCAGAATCTATTTCATCAACTAGCAAATACAATGAACAAGTGTCTATGGCAACTGTTCAAATGGAGTCTTTAAATAGTTTATATAAAGTTCAAGTAGAAAACACTAGCAAACAGACAGAATTAAATAGTGCTGTTGTAGAAAATACTGAAAGATTAAAAGAACAAATGGATACTCTAGCAAAAAACTTATCTTCATTAAACGGCGTTTATGGAGGTATGCTTTCAGCAATGTCAAGTAAATAA
- the gldN gene encoding gliding motility protein GldN, whose product MVRNCLIVFFALITTGSINAQANLLNAQSVNQIGKKTEQQLAADNNGPIPYGYVDDRDVLWSKVVWEFIDLNQKINLPYYFPIDTTNISLDRRSLFDTLIKGIKQGEIKEVYSNSFFTSKITQDEIDSRLLNVRDENGYSDTFRIQSQDVEGYMIKGMWYFDKRQGELKYRLLALAPMGKDVQTLGVADIEDETLYELFWVFFPSARAVLHDGKVFNPKNIAQPISFDHLLNARRFGSVIVREENIYGNRAIEDYVRGNSLFQLLEANKIKENIRNREMDMWNY is encoded by the coding sequence ATGGTTAGAAATTGTTTAATAGTATTTTTCGCTTTGATAACAACTGGCAGTATAAATGCGCAAGCAAACTTATTGAATGCTCAGTCTGTTAATCAAATAGGAAAGAAAACCGAGCAACAATTGGCTGCAGATAATAATGGGCCAATTCCTTACGGATATGTGGACGATAGAGATGTTTTATGGTCTAAAGTTGTATGGGAGTTTATAGATTTAAATCAGAAAATAAATTTACCTTATTATTTTCCTATAGACACAACAAATATTTCTTTAGACAGAAGATCTTTGTTTGACACGCTTATTAAGGGAATTAAACAAGGTGAAATTAAAGAAGTATATTCAAATTCTTTCTTTACCTCAAAAATTACACAAGATGAGATTGATTCTCGTTTGTTAAATGTTCGTGACGAAAATGGATATTCAGATACATTTAGAATTCAAAGTCAAGATGTAGAAGGATATATGATTAAAGGAATGTGGTATTTTGATAAACGCCAAGGCGAATTAAAATACAGGTTATTAGCTTTAGCACCAATGGGTAAAGATGTGCAAACATTGGGAGTTGCAGATATTGAAGATGAAACTTTATATGAATTATTTTGGGTGTTTTTTCCTTCGGCAAGAGCTGTTTTACATGATGGAAAAGTATTTAATCCTAAAAATATAGCACAACCAATTTCTTTTGACCATTTATTAAATGCAAGGAGATTTGGCTCTGTAATTGTTAGAGAAGAAAACATTTATGGTAATAGAGCCATTGAAGATTATGTTAGAGGAAACTCTTTATTCCAATTATTGGAGGCAAATAAGATTAAAGAAAATATTAGAAACAGAGAAATGGATATGTGGAACTATTAA
- the gldM gene encoding gliding motility protein GldM, with the protein MAGGKMSARQKMINLMYLVFIAMLAMNMSKEVLSAFGFMNEKLTENNISTTAKNNEAYANLATKASEQEAKFGPLKIQADKIKKYSAEFYSYLEEIKTKMTADIEDKTDFEAMDKTAFLDEYFFKGDKFTTEGNEFIDKVNGYRTDVTSVLGADSNFSSLLKNRFNTEDDTNRDGKKIKWLEYRYKGFPLVASLTNLTQMQADIKNTESDIVSDLLGGKLEESLRLSNYKGIVALDKNAYFAGEKVTGKIVLGRYDATMVPDAVTLNNRPYKNIKSGQVIIDMPAGNVGSHDIKGKIAFTQNGEIVEVPFESSYSVIPEPSTAVVSADKMNVVYRGLNNPISVSLPGVSDNNLRVSATGGSLSGGKGKYSIKPGAAKTAVINVSAKLSSGKTVNSKKSFRIKDIPPAMGSVRNQFGTVRMPKSGLANAPIAAGLPDFEFDLKIDVKSFKIKVPGQITVIVNGTRLSAAAKKVLSKAKRGDIINIYDIKASANGYALKQVLPVSIELTN; encoded by the coding sequence ATGGCAGGAGGAAAAATGTCCGCAAGACAGAAGATGATAAACTTAATGTACCTTGTTTTTATTGCAATGTTAGCAATGAACATGAGTAAAGAAGTTTTATCAGCTTTTGGTTTTATGAATGAAAAGTTGACTGAAAATAATATTTCAACTACAGCGAAAAATAATGAAGCGTATGCTAATTTGGCAACAAAAGCTTCAGAGCAAGAAGCAAAGTTTGGCCCTTTAAAAATTCAAGCTGATAAAATTAAAAAATATTCAGCAGAGTTTTACAGCTATTTAGAGGAAATAAAAACAAAGATGACTGCAGATATTGAGGATAAAACTGATTTTGAAGCAATGGATAAAACCGCTTTTTTAGATGAGTATTTCTTTAAAGGTGATAAATTTACTACAGAAGGTAATGAGTTTATAGATAAAGTAAATGGATATAGAACAGATGTAACTAGTGTTTTAGGTGCAGATTCTAACTTTTCATCACTATTGAAAAACAGGTTTAATACTGAAGATGATACAAATAGAGATGGAAAAAAGATTAAATGGTTAGAATATCGTTATAAAGGATTTCCTTTAGTTGCTTCATTAACTAATTTAACACAAATGCAAGCTGATATTAAAAACACTGAAAGTGATATAGTATCAGATTTATTAGGAGGAAAATTAGAAGAATCTTTACGTTTAAGTAACTATAAAGGTATTGTCGCATTAGATAAAAACGCCTATTTTGCTGGTGAAAAAGTAACAGGTAAAATTGTTTTAGGTCGTTATGACGCAACGATGGTTCCAGATGCAGTTACCTTAAACAACAGGCCTTATAAAAACATTAAATCAGGACAAGTAATTATAGATATGCCAGCAGGTAATGTTGGGAGTCATGATATTAAAGGGAAAATAGCATTTACTCAAAATGGTGAAATTGTAGAAGTTCCCTTTGAAAGTTCGTATTCAGTAATACCAGAACCTAGTACTGCTGTTGTTTCTGCAGATAAGATGAATGTTGTTTATAGAGGTTTAAATAATCCTATTTCAGTTTCTTTGCCAGGTGTTAGTGATAATAATTTAAGAGTTTCAGCGACTGGAGGAAGTTTATCTGGAGGTAAAGGTAAATATAGTATTAAACCAGGAGCAGCTAAAACGGCTGTTATTAACGTAAGTGCAAAATTAAGTAGTGGTAAAACAGTAAACTCTAAAAAATCATTTAGAATTAAAGACATACCACCAGCAATGGGGTCTGTACGTAATCAATTTGGTACAGTAAGAATGCCAAAATCTGGTTTAGCAAATGCACCAATTGCCGCAGGATTACCTGATTTTGAATTTGATTTAAAAATAGATGTAAAAAGTTTTAAAATTAAAGTTCCAGGACAAATAACAGTTATTGTTAATGGTACAAGATTAAGTGCTGCTGCTAAAAAAGTGTTATCAAAAGCAAAAAGAGGAGATATTATTAATATTTATGATATTAAAGCTTCTGCAAATGGTTATGCACTGAAACAAGTATTGCCAGTTAGTATAGAGTTAACAAATTAG
- a CDS encoding sensor histidine kinase produces MKIIIIFIILLFFSISICSQQNEDYYLKVIDTTKNKKLKLASLDSLIHDLKNQKNFEKFANRTEQYVDLAIELKEYESAINFAIKAFYFIDKRLNQKGRALNLIEKVALYKNKTTNSFLIGNIYSKKGDAYSTSKNHKKAIENYTLAINSFKDNSKDSIYKADVLQNRGYEYLDTGNYIKSIQDHQLAATYYENLGDTQYMFYALTGIINIYSINGFNQKAIDQRNKIIEKKITENLINDIYVDYFNQSITYKKIDSFHKQEEYLLRAYTIVKEGIKDEFINNDREVLLFSSLSNFYSSQSNLIKAKKYLDEAEIKFNKLNKGNRSSYIFFKAKATYLVGLKKYNKAKNYAERANQISIKNGIVEGVMDSEKLLSEIHNKIGDKEKALTSYINYTKIKDSIFNITKTNALLYYETLHQTTRKEKEINLQKAYIILLAKENEAKKGLILFGSIGLLLMFSIFYLFINRIYLKRKKAIQEEYSHKLLLSQEAERKRISKDLHDSLGQSLLLIKNKVSLTSDDKTKELVNSAIEEVRSISRALHPFQLEDIGITRALENLIRQLDESYENTYIFGDIDDLKSSLNPNQEVNMFRIVQECLSNIIKHAKAESAKVTLINNTNWVTICIRDNGVGFDFFEKYNDFKSLGLKTIKERVKFLKGTIKINSIKDEGTTITIQIPQIDETKYFYSR; encoded by the coding sequence ATGAAAATTATAATAATTTTTATCATATTGCTGTTTTTTAGTATTTCAATTTGTTCTCAACAAAACGAGGATTACTATCTAAAAGTTATTGACACAACTAAAAACAAGAAATTAAAATTAGCTTCATTAGATAGTTTAATTCATGATCTAAAAAATCAAAAAAACTTTGAAAAATTTGCTAATAGGACAGAGCAATATGTAGATTTAGCGATAGAATTAAAAGAATATGAAAGTGCTATTAATTTTGCTATTAAAGCATTTTACTTTATAGACAAACGCCTAAATCAAAAAGGAAGAGCTTTAAATCTTATAGAAAAAGTAGCGTTATATAAAAATAAAACTACTAATTCTTTTCTCATTGGAAATATTTACTCCAAAAAAGGTGATGCTTATTCTACATCTAAAAACCACAAAAAAGCTATAGAAAATTACACCCTTGCCATAAATAGCTTCAAAGACAATAGTAAAGATTCTATTTATAAAGCAGATGTTCTTCAAAATAGAGGTTACGAATATTTGGATACTGGTAATTATATAAAGTCAATACAAGATCATCAATTAGCAGCTACATATTATGAAAACTTAGGGGATACACAATATATGTTTTATGCTCTTACAGGTATTATAAATATTTACAGTATTAATGGTTTTAATCAAAAAGCTATAGACCAAAGAAATAAAATAATTGAAAAGAAAATTACAGAAAACCTTATTAATGATATATATGTAGATTACTTTAATCAATCTATTACATATAAAAAAATAGATAGTTTTCATAAACAAGAAGAATACTTATTAAGAGCATATACAATAGTTAAGGAGGGTATTAAAGATGAATTTATAAATAATGATAGAGAGGTATTATTATTTAGTAGTCTTTCTAATTTTTATTCATCACAAAGCAACCTTATAAAAGCAAAAAAGTATCTAGATGAAGCTGAAATAAAATTTAATAAACTAAATAAAGGAAACAGGTCTTCATACATATTTTTTAAAGCAAAAGCCACCTATCTTGTTGGATTAAAAAAATATAACAAAGCTAAAAACTATGCAGAAAGAGCAAATCAAATATCAATAAAAAATGGCATAGTGGAAGGAGTTATGGATAGTGAGAAATTACTTTCTGAAATTCATAATAAAATAGGTGATAAAGAAAAAGCGTTAACTTCTTATATTAATTACACAAAAATTAAAGATTCTATTTTTAACATAACTAAAACAAATGCGCTGTTATATTACGAGACATTGCATCAAACAACGCGTAAAGAAAAAGAAATTAATCTTCAAAAAGCATATATTATATTATTAGCAAAAGAAAATGAGGCCAAAAAAGGGTTAATTCTTTTTGGTAGTATTGGTTTACTCTTAATGTTCTCAATTTTTTACTTATTCATAAATAGAATATATCTTAAAAGAAAAAAAGCAATACAAGAAGAATATTCTCATAAGTTATTACTTTCTCAAGAAGCAGAACGTAAAAGAATTTCTAAAGATTTACACGATAGTTTAGGTCAAAGTTTACTACTGATCAAAAATAAAGTTTCTTTAACAAGTGATGATAAAACTAAAGAGCTAGTAAACAGTGCCATTGAAGAAGTGAGAAGTATCTCTAGAGCTTTACATCCTTTTCAATTGGAAGATATTGGAATTACTAGAGCTTTAGAAAACCTAATTCGTCAATTAGATGAAAGCTATGAAAATACCTATATTTTTGGTGATATTGATGATTTAAAATCATCTTTAAACCCTAATCAAGAAGTAAACATGTTTAGGATTGTACAAGAATGTTTATCAAACATTATTAAGCATGCAAAAGCAGAATCTGCCAAAGTAACACTTATTAATAATACAAATTGGGTAACTATTTGTATAAGAGATAATGGTGTAGGTTTTGATTTTTTTGAAAAATATAATGACTTTAAAAGTTTAGGTTTAAAAACCATTAAAGAGCGTGTAAAATTTTTAAAAGGAACCATAAAGATTAACTCAATTAAAGACGAAGGAACTACTATCACAATTCAAATCCCCCAAATAGATGAAACCAAGTATTTTTATAGCAGATGA
- a CDS encoding FAD-binding oxidoreductase — translation MRVEYIIVGLGLAGLAFVEELIKAKKTFIVFEDDSQTSSLVAGGVYNPVILKRFTPVWNAKEQLEVALPFYKSLEEKLNITIDEKFVIKKAFKSIEDQNNWFAALDKPKLIAYLDPKIDSQTYNGVMADFSFGNVNETGRIDTKKLVESYRNYLKGRALIRFENFEHQQLNLDEELITYKDIKASRIVFCEGYGITKNPYFNYLPLNEAKGELLTIHAPELNIDFLLKSTLFVLPVGDNLYKVGATFNWTDKTSNPSEEGKEELVEKLKKVINVKYTIVSQSAGIRPTVAGRRPLVGIHPKNPQLVVLNGLGTRGVMIAPTVAKNLFNHIENGEKLDDEVNIKRFSK, via the coding sequence ATGAGAGTAGAGTATATAATAGTTGGTTTAGGATTGGCAGGTTTAGCTTTTGTAGAAGAGTTAATTAAAGCCAAAAAAACGTTTATAGTTTTTGAAGATGATTCTCAAACATCCTCTTTAGTTGCAGGAGGAGTTTATAATCCTGTTATTCTAAAGAGGTTTACACCCGTTTGGAATGCTAAAGAACAATTAGAAGTTGCACTTCCATTCTATAAAAGTTTAGAAGAAAAACTAAATATAACTATTGATGAGAAGTTTGTTATTAAAAAAGCTTTTAAATCTATAGAAGACCAAAATAATTGGTTTGCTGCTTTAGATAAACCAAAATTGATAGCTTATTTAGACCCTAAAATAGATAGCCAAACTTATAATGGAGTTATGGCTGATTTTAGTTTTGGAAATGTAAATGAAACAGGTAGAATTGATACAAAAAAACTAGTAGAATCTTATAGGAATTACCTTAAAGGCAGGGCGTTAATAAGGTTTGAGAATTTTGAACATCAACAACTAAATCTTGATGAAGAATTAATAACATACAAGGATATTAAAGCTTCAAGAATCGTTTTCTGTGAAGGATATGGAATTACAAAAAACCCATATTTTAATTACTTACCATTAAATGAAGCAAAAGGAGAATTATTAACGATTCATGCACCAGAATTAAATATTGATTTTTTATTAAAATCAACGTTATTTGTGCTTCCTGTTGGAGACAATTTATATAAAGTTGGTGCTACCTTTAATTGGACAGATAAAACATCAAACCCATCTGAAGAAGGTAAAGAAGAGTTGGTAGAAAAACTTAAGAAAGTAATTAATGTTAAATACACTATTGTTTCTCAATCTGCAGGAATAAGACCTACAGTGGCCGGCAGAAGACCTTTGGTAGGTATTCATCCAAAGAACCCTCAATTAGTTGTTTTAAATGGTTTAGGAACAAGAGGAGTTATGATTGCGCCGACAGTTGCTAAAAACCTTTTCAATCACATAGAAAATGGCGAAAAATTAGATGATGAGGTAAATATTAAAAGGTTTAGCAAATAA
- a CDS encoding response regulator transcription factor translates to MKPSIFIADDHPLLLKGLEELLLEKKINIVGKATDGQSALNYIKKEQPDIAILDVEMPLKTGIEIAKECKKNNLETKIILITLHKEIDFYLRAKKIGIFGYILKEFAIEEIGNCIESVSNNIPYFSKELKNNIGFTEESVTVLKELTMSEKRILKLISEHKKNKEIGHLLFTSPRTIENYRSKIILKLDLPRDTGSLLTWVLKNKHLFN, encoded by the coding sequence ATGAAACCAAGTATTTTTATAGCAGATGACCACCCTTTATTACTAAAAGGACTAGAAGAGTTACTATTAGAAAAAAAAATTAACATTGTTGGAAAGGCCACAGACGGACAAAGTGCATTAAATTATATTAAAAAAGAACAACCAGACATTGCAATTTTAGATGTTGAAATGCCTCTAAAAACAGGTATTGAAATTGCCAAAGAATGTAAAAAAAATAATCTTGAAACTAAGATTATTTTGATTACCCTTCACAAAGAAATAGACTTTTATTTAAGAGCAAAAAAAATAGGAATTTTTGGATATATTTTAAAAGAATTTGCTATTGAAGAGATTGGAAACTGTATCGAGTCTGTATCTAATAACATTCCTTATTTTAGTAAAGAGTTAAAAAATAATATTGGTTTTACAGAAGAATCAGTTACTGTTCTTAAAGAATTAACAATGTCTGAAAAAAGAATTTTAAAGCTTATTTCTGAACATAAAAAAAATAAAGAAATAGGTCATCTATTATTTACCTCTCCAAGGACTATAGAAAATTACAGAAGTAAAATTATTCTAAAATTAGATTTACCTCGAGATACTGGCTCTCTTTTAACATGGGTTTTAAAAAATAAACATTTATTTAATTAG